The sequence TGAGGAGGGCAATCTTCATTTCCAAAAACCTTAAGAGATAGTAATTTCCAACTATCTTCAAGACTAAGCAAAGGCATGTGATGAGGAGAGAAATCATTGCTAGCACAATTAGCTACTTCGAGGAGCCTAGTAGTTATCATTATGCGACTTCCATTTTCATCATCGGGAAATGATCTTCGTACTTCGTCCCAAGCCTCTATAGTCCATATATTGTCCAAAACTATCAAATACCtcttccttttcaattttctaCGCACTTGGTCCAATAATTCATCTTCGCTCGTATTGCGGTACATTGCCTTCCCATCTAGAATACCGAAGCTTAGGACATCCAAAAGCATTTCCTTTGCATTATATGCTTGAGAAACAGTAACCCATGAAGAAATATCAAAACGTCGGGATACTGATGGATGATTAAATAAACTTCTAGCAAGAGTCGACTTACCGATACCGCCCATACCAACAATTGAAACAACATTCAATGCTGGTGTTTGTCCAAAGAGCTGATCTCTTATGTTGTTGAAGACATCCTCCATCCCAACAAGAGTATTTTCCTCATCCAAGACACGCCCAGGTGAGCGGGGAGGTAAATAAGTTGTTGCTGGCACATCTTTGATACGTTTGTGGACATTCTTGAACTTCATCACATCTCCTTGTATGGAATCCATTGCTTCTATTATTTCCTGTAACTCGTCATAAAACTTACGACGGGCGTTGTTCTGTTCATGATCAGTATCAGCCACATGGATTCTTCTTAGGCAGCAATCAATTGTATCTTCTGCTTTATATCCTGCATCTCTGATCTTCTTTTCCAAGAGTTTCAATGCATCTTGATCATTGATCCAGTTTCCCGTATCCTCAAGGAAATCTTGTAAGATAGAAAGTGTTCCATAAAGTGAATCAATGGATTCTCTACTTTCAGAAATCAATCTTGGATTGAATTGGAAGACTTGCTCTATAGTTGTCAAAATGGAAGTTATAACAGCATAAGCCATCTTTCTCTTGATCTATTTGAGGTTTTCTCGAGTTGAAGAACCAAGAAAAATAGTACGAGTCCAACAAAAGGAACTCCGGAAATGAATGAGTGCTTCAAATCCCTCACACAATCGGTCTTTTTCGTGGGAATTTTCAATTGGTTTTCGGGGGCCAGGCCGGCAAAGGGAGTAGGTATGAGTTTGAGAAATTTTGTTTTTATCTGCCACAGAAGAAACAAAAGCATCAGAATTAGTCAAATACACATTGCCTTTTCAGAAGCACGAGAGCGCAGATTAAGGCTCTTTAATTAAGCTCACTAAAATACCTTGTACAACCATGTGAGAGTTCATTTTTCTACGCCATAAATCTTGATTTAATTATTGATTTCTACATTGCATATACTGTTTAATCTGTTAACCACTGAACTGGAACAAAGTAACTCAAGAAAGATTCTTGATTTTCTATTATACTTATCTGTCATTCCTTGGAGGTAGCTTGTAATTGCAAAATTATCTAATGTCACAGTAATCATAAGCGATGTAACAAAAATACcaattcacacacacacacttgcAAGAAATTCACTCAATTCTTcactcacacacacatacacacacactgCATAATAGGAATACACTGAAGCTCGCCTTCATAACTTTCTACCTCAATCACCATCTTTTCCGTTGAAATACACCACTATGAACATTTCCTTCCcatgaaagaactttttcttcaCTGAAAACAGATTCGACAAAAAACCTCTCCATTTACCCATTTTCACAAACACCATATCTACACTATTTTGCGGCGGTGCTGTTGCCTATTAAGTTTCTAATCGATCTCCCGGTTTGAGTTCAAACCCCTGTTCTTCCAGTTTTGGTCGAGTTTCTAATTTTTCGTGGTTCTTCTATTTTCTCTGTTCGACTGTCGCTCGGACCTTTCAGATTTATactttttctaatttttccaGTTATTTCACTCCTTCACTCCATTTatttgtaaaaattatttattagcCCAAtactaaaaataataaatgctaCTCCCTTCATTTCATATTAAACAATGTAcgttcctttttagtctgtttaaaaataaatgacacatttttaaatttgaaaataattcaactttaaactcttttattttacctatttacccttaatgagaagcttttatagccacacaaatgtcatggccccacatactttttaccccttaagcttttaagatcacaagtttcaagaaactttttttttcttaaactccgtaccgaGTCAAACGACCTCATATTATATGAAACAGAGGAGTGCTAAACAGGCCCAATGGCCGTTTTGTTTTATCCTTGCACAATAAAAGTGCACATATACGTTTTGTTTCCTCTTCCCCACGTTCTGACCAACTCTTCCCTCAAAGGTCAGAGTTTCATCTAAGGTAAAATTCCCAGTCTTTCTTCAGTTCATGGCATGGTATAGCCGTTTAATTTTTCCAACTATCTTCTCCTAATAATTCTCCATTCATCCTCATAATTTCTAATTGCAATGATATTTAATGTGTATTAACTTCTGATTATTAAATTGATGATTAATCTTGTGCCTACTGATACTCTATTTTGATGGACTATATATAGATGGTAATGACTGTTGTTCATACTGTAACTTGCTTGCTTTCTCTTGCTTCTCATTATTTTCTTAGAATGACATACTCTTTTCTTTTAGAGTTGGGTCTTCAGAGGGATGATTGGTTGATAAGGGTTAGAATTTGTAGAATGTGGGAATCTTTTAATCCCAAGAAAAATGGAGAGTTAATTGGCTTGGATATGATCTTTATTGACGAAAAGGTACATATATGATTCTTAATCTTTTATATGTAGATTCTCTTTGTAGCTTTTAACCTCAAAATActtaactcttttcttttatcAGGAAAATTTGATGCATGCTACAATCAACAAGAAACTATATAACAAGTTTAAGGATAAGTTGACTGAAGGTTCTTTGTCTGTTATCAAGAAATTCAAAGTTGTTGAAAATAGTGGTAGATATAGGCCTGTTGAaagtaattttaaaattaatttcttaCTTAAAACTGTTGTCAAGAGTCTAAAAGAAGATGTTAGTATTCCTATAAATGGATTTCAGTTTATCACACCAGATATGATCGACTCAAGGGTGAACAATAACACTGTGTTATCaggtatattcattataatttttgctatcttttttttaaatatccATGTGATTCTTAAATAACTGCTTTATGCTCTTCATTTGAAGATGTGGTGGGCTATTTGTGCGGAGTTGGAGACATGGAGATTGTTGGCTCGAGGTGGAAAAAAAGGGACATTCAAATTGTTACTAATCAGTGAGTCGCTTTTCATTTTatgtttgtttaatttgtaaaTCCTCCAGAACTTTCATTTCCTATTATGTTTCAATTCCTCTTCCTCAATCCATATTTCTGTTGTAGTTCTGTCAAAGCAAAAATTACTTTATGGGAAGAATTTGGTGAGAAATTCGATCCTTATTTGTACAAGAATGATTCTGGCCCGTATATCGTGATAGTAACCGCTACAACAGTTAAAGAATTCCGTGGTAATTGTTTTAGATTTAATGATTAAAGTTATATACTCTGTTACTTTGAATATTAGAATAAAATATTCATTATTGCATTCATTATCAATAGGTGAGGTTAGCTTCGCCACCAGCTACGCAAGCAAAATATTTGTAAATCTCAATGTAGACTACATAACTTCTTTGATCCAAAAGTTTGCAACCGTCTCTGCTGGAGTACAAACTATTGAACGTTCTAATGTTAATAGCATTTCGATTGAGGAAGAAATGTTTTTTAACAGGATGAACATCAAGAAGTTGTTGGATTGCGACTGGAGTCCTGAATTAGAGGTTCTTTCCCTATTTTGCTTCTTGAGTTTTCTGTTTCTCAAAATTGCAATATGCTTCTAATACATAATTTTTTAAATGGTAGGAATACATTGTTACCATGAGGGGAGAGATTACAAAAATAGACAACCATTTTGGTTGGTACTATATTTCATGAAATGCGTGCTCAAAGAAGATCGAAGCTGAAAATGGTGTCTATATTTGCCATATTTGAAACAAAGAATGCAAGTTTTCTTTGGTGAAGTAAGGAACCAATCTCTAATGTGAATTTGATTCATGTTATTATTTAAACTAACTTATTATGTAAAACAAGGTATAAGATACACCTAAAAGTCAAAGACAAAACTAGGCAGAGCAATGTTGTCCTATTTAATCCGATTGCAGAGAAGCTACTTGATACATCAGCCCACAAGTTGTTAAACAGGCTGCCATCAGATAACAATGATGTACCTATCCAAATCCAAAGCCTTTgcaaaaaagaatttattttcaAGCTAAAATTAAACAATTATAATTTGCAAGAGGGGCTTGAAAATTTTACCGTATCAAAGGTTTTCGTTCCAGTTGAGAATTTGGAAATACAATAGCAATCGAGGAAAGATAAGAAGGCACTGTGTATATGAAACTTTTAATCCATAATTATATTGgactttcatatatatatatatgtatgtatgtatgtatgtatgtatgtatgtatgtatgtatgtatgtatgtatgtatgtatgtatgtatgtatgtatgtatgtatgtatgtatgtatgtatgtatgtatgtatgtatgtatgtatgtatgtatgtatgtatgtatgtatgtatattagttttagttttcttttgttagtaGGCTGCTGATGTCACATTCGATAACTTGGAAGACTCTGATGAAGATCAACATGTCAATGATGGTGTTACGAAT is a genomic window of Nicotiana tabacum cultivar K326 chromosome 16, ASM71507v2, whole genome shotgun sequence containing:
- the LOC107820228 gene encoding uncharacterized protein LOC107820228, which produces MWESFNPKKNGELIGLDMIFIDEKENLMHATINKKLYNKFKDKLTEGSLSVIKKFKVVENSGRYRPVESNFKINFLLKTVVKSLKEDVSIPINGFQFITPDMIDSRVNNNTVLSDVVGYLCGVGDMEIVGSRWKKRDIQIVTNHSVKAKITLWEEFGEKFDPYLYKNDSGPYIVIVTATTVKEFRGEVSFATSYASKIFVNLNVDYITSLIQKFATVSAGVQTIERSNVNSISIEEEMFFNRMNIKKLLDCDWSPELEEYIVTMRGEITKIDNHFGWYYIS